The genomic window ctgaaCAAAAGAAgtcccaaagataagtatctattttataacagagtagtgagttgtagctgttaagtctatcggcaatggaccgtgacgatgagacatgctctatgagctaatatgtaatggaataaacaaaagtaaatgatatgaaagtgaaagatgtaatgagatcaagggggagaatgttagttgatctccatgggcccttgcctctgctccctgatcgggggagcccaaccctaactggttggtgggctcctgtcgcacaacacatatatatagaggagtggggaactgggctCGGGTGACGAGGTTGAACGGAGCCGCCACCCACTTACAGAGAAAAAcactaatccgatcctaaagaggtgctgccagcgacgggatgtgccccaccaCCGCCATCGGCCCACTGCAGGGTCACCACCAGACCGTCGTCTCTCCACCAGCGCCGCTAGACTTCACCGCCACCGCGCTAGACGTCTTCTACACTGCGGCACCGGCGTCTACCCGCTACGGTGCATCTACCGAGAAGACAAGGGGAGGCTTACCTGATCTATGGTTATACACACAGAGGTACACATTCGATCCTAACAGTTTTCTCTTAATCTATCCTAAAATCGTTAGAATGCACCACAATACAGTCCAGAGAGAGTAGATTTACTATAAGGATAAATTTTATAATAAGTTATtgatatttattttgtatcatatTGGAGTAGATTAGTAGTATTTTATATAACTTTGGTTAAAATTTAAATTATTTAGCTTCTTAAAAActgagaattgcatttttttaatGGGTGGGGAGTATTTGTTTCTATTGTTTCAGGAACACAGGTATTGGAGCATTTCGCAAaagttgaagaaaaaaaaaacattcccATCGTCGTGAGACAGACAAGACTTGCCCGGGTTCAGCGGTGAGCACAGAACTGATCGAGCACCTCAGCTTTGTCGGAAAGCTGTGAAAGTCCGAAGACGCTGCATCAATCCAGCTCGACGAACCCCGACGCTGACCGTCGTGGAGACTTCTGATTTCTGAGACCTAACGGGAAGACGCGTCCTAGCCAGCCGCTCGGCGATACGTACGCCGACGACCAAACCCTCTTCCCTACTCTCCGACTATGCCGCCGTTGCGAGGGGGCATGTTCGGCTGGACTAAAACGATCGTATATGATCATGAATTATTATTGTtgactgatttagtgtgagaaaaaaatactgttctaattGAAAATTTATGGTGACCAAGTGAATGGGCTaaaaaaatttacgatcgtttgaGACCAAGTGAACGGGCTGAATGCCCGCCCCGGAGAACGGTGATTATGGCGCACGGCGGTCGGTTGGGCCGGCCTCGTCGAACAGCTAGCTCTCGGTACCGATGCGATGGGTAGCTTCTGCGCGATCACTGCGCGTCCGCCCCGCCGGTTCGACTGGTCCAGAAAAAGGGACATCGTTTTTATTGACTCCAATTATGAGGAGCTGTCCGGCCGATTAGCGGTGACCGAGCAGGCCGGCCCCCATGCCACCGACAATGCGAGTCGTCAATCCCAGTAGTCCCAGCTTTTTTTTATGAATTGTTGCTACCGTCCATGCGCGCCACATGTACACAAGTCGGTGGCTGTGCACAAGCACAGTGCGGTTGCGTTCGGACATCAGCGTCGTGTCTCGCTACGATCAATTGGCAGTTTGGCACTCCTTTCATGCACGGAGATCGCGAATCGATCGATCGTTCGGTATGCCTTCACAGGCGGCTAATGATCACAACGGGGTAGTTAGGAGAGAAAATGATCAGTAAAGAACTAAAGATGGCTTTGCTTTCCTTGCAATGCATGCAAGAGATCAACGCCCCTCGGCATCTCCACTCCATATTTTACACACTCAGGTTACACGTATCAAAAAGGGCAAATCTAAATAAAGGCTGATGAGAAAGAAAACCAACCACGCACCGGCGACGGCGGTGCACCTAGCACTAATGCGCGGCTAGCTAATCATTGTACCACAGATAGCGCGCGACCAAACGAGGAGCTAGCTGCCTTAAGAGCTAGGAGCTGCTGATCCAGGCTGTCCGTGGAGACTCCTGGGCCACGATCTGGTTTGCGAGTCCCTTTCAGGTAGGTACAAGCTAGCCGCCGTGCAACAACGGTAGGAGCCAGGCTCAGTGGTTAGACAAGGTTAGATTAAATCTCTGTAGCCTCCAGTACCCTGTAGGGACTCTGCTGGCATTACCAATTTTACCACCAGTCGTCCTGTTCGCTTTTATTTGTTTGTCTTATAAGCTATGGTTAAAAGTATTgttgctgatttggtgtgagagaaaaatactttcgttggctgataagccatggcttataagtcaaatacgaccaagcgaacaggctgagtgtCCACTAGACctacctaggccttgtttagttccaggtgtaaagttttgggtgtcacatcgagTGTGACATGAGGATATCAcatgaggtgttcggatactaatcgTCGGATATCTATACCAAGTATCCAAGCCAAAGGTTTAAAGAGCGTCATGTCGTCTCATCCGATGGTTAAAGACGCAACTATGGTCCCGTCCGACTTcgaggacgaggtttccgcctcgtccgacccccagggGTCGGGACACGCCTCGTCCGGTCCcacggggagggctccgcctcgtccgatcccCGGGGGTcgaattccgtctcgcccggctCCCAGGGAGAgatttccgcctcgcccgattcTTAGGGATCGGATCTGCTACCGGGCCAAAGCAGTGGTTCCAGGGTAGGGCTtgaaccgcttcaaccactacggcatAGAGGCGCACGCCCAGGATCACGTCTCAGACGCGTCCTGATGCATCTGGCGGTGGCATCGGGCCATGCTGGAAACTCACGTCGTCCATCGCGTCAACAGGccagcactgtgctgccaactccctacCTGAGCACCGTCCAACGTCAGTTAACTGATGTCAGTTACTAGCGCTGTACCACCAGCCCCTCGTATGGCCTCTGTCAGGGAACCCTCTGACCATTCCATCCGCTCGGATGGGACGGAAGACAAGAATGACGCGCGATGCCCGCACGTAAGCTACAGCAACCAACAGGACCTCGGCACAACGCCGTtgccaccacgatctacagggtcagcgggacccacgcgAAGAGGAGAACAGTATACCTCTGGGAGCcttatttctttctctttttccctcttcccttcgGCTGTAgctcatgctttcccttggcctataaaaaagAAAGCAGGACGTCCCACTTAGGGCATCGACACATCGGTTCACCGCACCGCATCAGACATCAAGCACCGAGCAACCGAACctcagagacttgggagctatctccttctctcgccagtttgtaaccctctactacaaactcagtgctagcGAGCAGCTCGAAACTAAACGTATGGAtattcggcctgaaccagtataatccttatgtcctcttagcacactatccgggtcagacgcgcaatatacaaatttactaatcggtgcttactcgaaacaccgacactaacaaaaaaaaataaattatagaatccgtcagtaaactgcgagacaaatttatttagcctaattaatccgtcattagcacatgtgttattgtagcactttattgtcaaatcgtggactaattaggcttaaaagattcgtctcgcaaagtagtcataatttgtacaattaattatttttagtctatatttaatactccatgtatttttttttaatattCGATGGGACGAGATGTAAACTTTTAGGGCTAAACGGGAGCCTACTTGACCAACTTTCCCCACGACGCTCTGCAGCTACTGGGGCTCAAACTATGCAGGACAGCAGTGAGTAGTGTATCTGTGTACCCTTTTTCCTTCTCTGGAGGCAATGCGTGTACCATCTCAGTAAGAAAAGAACAGGACGGTGCACGTACTGGGTCTGATTGCATTTATGGTTGCTTTTGGCTCTGAGTAACGGGATTTGTGCTGATTGCTCTTCACTGAACAGTATAGAACCCGAAGTGCACGCATCATTCAGACTTTCAGAGGTGTAGTGATTCATCCATTCACACAATTCTTCACCTGCGGTTTCCCTCTTTCAAGTATATCAGCAAGCAATTAATGTACATTGTTAGTCCTATTTAACAAAGAAGATACTGACTACAAACTAAAAATGCGACCACACCTACGCGTAGATCTCGACCGGCGCATCTGTACTGAAAGGTGCGGGTTGTCTACGAAATCTGTACGCATACGCATGCATGGCTGGCTGGATGACAACTATCCCTCGTACCGAACCGATACGCGCTGCGTGCACGTACGAAATCACTGTCCTACATCATCATCACAAACTGGCCCCACACACTGAGCTGTAACCTGTAAAGATGgctcatcttttttctgatcgGGCCTTCACTGTCAGCTCAGCGTTCAGTTTTACACGCACCATCAGGAGAGCGCGCTATATATAGCGGCGCATCGTCACTGGAGCTCTCACTGCTCTGCACTCCACAGCTCAGGTCGGTCGGGAACACAGAGGCGGGGCAACACCGCAACAGGGAGGAAAGCTTCTGTAACGAGCGAGAAGACGAGAGGCCGGGAGCCAGAAGGAGAACGAGTTCGGGAGGGAGCGGATGGCAATGGCTCTACTCCCGCTGCTGCTCTCGCTCCTCGTCGTCTCCTGCGCCGCGCAGTCGCCGGCCTCGTCGCCGTCCGCGTCCAAGGCTCCTCCGGTTAGCGCCTCGGCGCCGCAGGCCTCTGTAGCGCCACCGACAACGGCGGTCTCGGCGCCGCAAGCCTCTGTACAGCCGCCAACAACAGTTGCCGCGTCGGCGCCCCAGGCCTCTGCCACGGCACCGACAACAGCAGCCTTGGCGCCACAGGCCTCTGCTGCGCCACCAACTACAGCAGCCTCCGCGCCGCAGGTTTCTGCCGCGGCGCCACAGGCCTCCGCCGCACCtcctaccgccgccgccgcctctccgTCACAAGCCTCTGCCGCGCCGCCAACCACAGCCTCCTCTCCGCAGCTCGCTGCCACGTTGCCTCCGGTTGCCTCCCCAGCACTAGCTGCGATGACACCTGTCTCTGCTACCCCTCCAGCCACGCTACCCCCGGCAACACAGCCTCCCGTCGCGTCGCctaccgtcgccgtcgccgcgccAGCCCCGACGATTCCGGCTCCAGTCGCCTCCCCGCCCCTGGCAATGCCACCAGCGGCGCTTCCTCCGGCCACGCTCCCTCCAGCAATTGCTCCGACGCCACTTCTCGCTGCCCCGGTCCTGCCTCCCACCGCGCCACCTGCGCCGGCCCCCGTGTCTCCGGCTCCAAGCGTCGCCCCGACCCCGTCGCCGACAGAAGCCCCCACCCCGTCGCCCACAGAGGCACCGACCCCGTCGCCCACGCTGGCGCCGGAGCTGGCGCCTACACTCGCGCCGTTCAGCTCGGTGTCCGTGAGCCCGTCGCTGGCGCCGGGCCCCGCGCTCGCTCCGGAGGAGGAGTCGGCGGCGCCGAGCTCGCGCACCGGCGTCGTCGCCGCCGCTCTGGTGTCGTCCTTGGTGGCCGCCGGGCTCGTCGTCTTGTTTTAAGTAGAGCTGCGTTTACCGTTATACGTCCGTACCGCTCGTCGCGCGTTTCTTGTTCTCCTGTTGTTGTGTTTTATGGATGCACGAATCATTCTTGCTGTACAACACATTGATAATTTATTTCTATTTATGTATGGATGACGGACTGCCTGCTGCTGTCTTTTGCATTGCATGGTGGGGAAGAACTAAGAAGCCCTTGCAATGCACAAGCATGCGTGTCATGCATCAGTCTATGTGCTTTGTCGCTAGTAAAACGCGTCTCATGCTTCGTTTTTATTTGTTCGCTTGCTGTCACGTAGACGGACGTGAAGAAGAAGAGCCTAGGTAGATGCAGGCGAAGACGAAAAAGAAGTTTCTGTGACCTGCTGTAACAGCACGTCACTGACGATGGTAGATCCGGTGCTCTCTTGCCGACAGTTTTTGGGAGTCAAGACAGGAACTTGTAGCGGTACCGACAGAAGTGATATGAAACGCGGCGCACGTAGTACAACACAGCCGTGCATGCGCCATTGCAGAAGCATGTGAAACTCGGTACCACGAGGGACGAGATCCGTAGGGACACTGCTGCGTCGTCCACCGGGTGGGTGGCCAGCCGGGGCTTGGGCGGGGGCCGTGGCCGCGCGTTCCGCTGCTCCCAAAAGCTGACGAAACGAAGCAAGCCCAATGATACATCCTCAAATCATTCAGCCACCCACCGTCGTTCGCATTTGACATTTGTTAAACTGACTGACACACCGTGCAGCGCATGCCGGGTAGCACTCCAGTCTCCACTACGCCACCGAGAAAAGCCACTTCGTCGAGGGAAGCGTCAGCATGACAGCGTCGGCGAAGGCATGCGTCGGTTGACGAACTCGGGAGGGAGGAGCCGAGGCAGAGTGGGGAACAGAGCAATGAGGTAGCCTGCCAGTGCGCCATCTTGTATTACTGGCCGCGTGGTCGAGCTCGCTGCTGGCAGTCGCAGGTACACTCGAGACTTGCACTGTGAATCCTATGGCTCTGTCTGTCGCAAGCGCGTGGGGGCGCGGCGAAACATGCGCCGGTCGCCCGGTCGGTCGTGTGTGTTGGCGCTCGCGCTGGGCGCTGGCCTGGTTGTGACCTGTGAGAGGGCATCGTCGTATGTGTAGGAACCATGAGCAGCTGCCAGCTGGGACTGATCCACGTACAGCATGTACTGTACGTAGTACGTGTGATCGTTGGGAGATGGTCCCCGAGTCACCTGCCGTCGATGACAAGGCGTACGGGGTACTAGCCTCGTGTCTCGACTGCCATGCTCGCCGGCCCCGGTCCTGTTGCCCTCGTGCGCGGTTTGGAGTTTTACACGGTTGGTTGCCGATGCGGCCACCGGGCAGCAGCCTGCCCAAGTGGTCATGCGATTCATCTACATCCGCCGTTCGCCCGGGCGCTGACACAGTAGCGGTCAAGCTCAAGCCGGCGTATACGGATTATTATGGCCACTGCTACCCTTACAACCTCAAATTGAGGGCATGTTTAGATTTCAAAAAATTTTACgcagtatccgtcacatcgaatgttgcgtcacatgcatggagtactaaatgtagacgaaaaaaaactaattgcacagttgggtgagaaatcgcgagacgaaacttttgaacataattagtctataattagacactaattgctaaatacaaataaaaatactacagtaaccaaaatccaaaaaattttggatctgaACGGGTCCTGATCCTTCTTAGCCGTGGACACCGATGATAAGTTACTGAAAAGTGAAAACGCCACTTGTTCCCTGATAAAAGGCCGACATCGAGGCTGAAGGAGTGATGGATCATTGAGGTGATACACCAGCCGCGCTGTCCTTGCTCGTGCTTGACAAATGACACCACCAGCCTACCGACTACCGAGCAGTGCGTGCCGGACGGTTTTCCTATGAGCACAGTGAAAGGCTACAGACAACGCGCGATAGGTCACGCGTTTGTGACCTGTCCGTCTACCTCTGGCTCTCCTTCTTCCCCGTGCTTTTCTCTCTCCCTGCGCCCTCCTCCTTTGCCCCCTCCCTCATCGTCCACCACCGTCCGCCGACGGCTCCCGCCGCCTCACCACGCCGCCCACCTCCTGTTCCCGCCCCTCGACCCTGCCCCCTAAACTTAGGGAGTCGTCGGAGCTCCGCTCTCGCACCCGCccctgcccccgcccccgccctgcCCCCACCACTAGCTATCGCCGGCTCCCACCGCCCATCTCCCACCTTTGCCTCTCGACCCCGTCCTCCTCTAATCATAGGGCATTCGCAAGTGACCTCCGTAGCGACGCCCCCGTCACCGTGCCCCGCCACCGTCTCACCCTGCTACAACACTGTGTTACGGCCGCTGCCCCCCAAAATCCCTtccaagagcatctccaagatatTAGCCAAATTATTTTCTAAAGGTAAATTTGGTTATTATTAAAGGAGGAAATTTTTCTCAAACAGACTCTGTAAATAACTCTAAATTTAGTAGCTCTCCATCCCACCTCATTTGCTCTCTACTTTTGGATAGTCTACCTCACTAGCCATTCAACTTATTGGTTTTACATAGTTTGTTGGAGTACTTCAGTATTTTTTTATCAAATCTATTTTAGAGAATAGCTAAATTAGTAAATTTGGTCTTTTAGGCTAATCTTTTAGAGATGCTCTAAGCCCACCGGAGATGGAGATCTCATTACCTCGAAACCCTAATGCCGGCGGGTTCCTAGTCAGAACCCTAGCaaccgtcttcttcttcttcgtctccAGTGGGGGTAGGGTCGCACTGTCGCGCTAGACCGTGACAGTCGCGTATTAGATTTTTCGATAATGAAAGCCATCGTGGTACGGCGAACAGACCCGATTCAGCCGAAAAAGACGCCCTTGTCTTGTCTATTATACATGTAACGCTTCAATTTCGCAAATGGAGAGGTTGGCACGTTGCCTGCTTCCCGAACTGCTCACGACAGCAGCACCGGTCCATGTTGAACATGTCACGCGTGCTTCGGCACACCGCCGCTCGAAAGTCCACCCTCTCACGGTGAGCTCTAGCGGCCACATCTCCCGAAGGTTGCCATTGCAGCCCGCCACGTTGTAGTTCTCTCGGCTGTTCACTAGCTTCACCGTCATGGGAGGCTAAAACTGTCCACTAGGCTAACGTCGTAGAACGGTAGAGGTCAGAGGCGAGCATGAACTTGGCGAGGCTGACATGTCTTCCTGAACCCATGGCGCAAGTCCTGTTCCTAGACGTGTTGAAGGAGGAGCCCATGCGGCCTCAGAGGACAGATATGGTCCGACCAGCTTTGGGTGGCCAACAATCACCAAGGACGCCCATAGGCGTTACCACGTTGACAAAGGCGATGCGCTGGACGACTGCGTCCGGCACTAGCCACTACAACACCGCCAAAGAGGTGTTCATGGCGACACGTGACAACTTCGACAGCGGCGCGTACCGCAAGGCTGACTGGTAGTttggggctgccgaggatgttgGGGTCCGCTATGAGCAGGCATTCACTGATTGCCAACTGAAGTTCCTCTTGTCcaacggtgaaaggtcctaaatggctagagggggatgaataacctataaaaatttctacaaatacactagaaCAACTTTGTTAGTCAACTAAAAGGCAAAAAGCGCTTTGCTCCAGCTCTACTtaaaaggcaagccacctaccaacaattctagttgattaAGATCACTAAGCAttcaatggctatgtcactactatCTATACTAGATGAGCTATCTAGAAACTAATCACAACTAAAAGctaatgaaaggtcctaatatggctagagggggggtgaatagcctatttaaaaatctataaattaattagagcaatttgattagtatgacaaatagcgtaatgcaaacttgctctagctctacaagggttgcaagccacctatccaacaattctagttgcaatgattacttaagcacacaaacttgctactccaaagagctcaactagatgaatgtaaataataaagcaagctctcaattctaattacactaaagagcttgtatcaactagtttgcaagaatgtaaacaagtaagtagggtgattataccaccgtgtaggggatgaaccaatcacaagatgaagatcaagccaatcaccgggagaatgcaaatgacaagagacaaccgatttttttcccgaggttcacgtgcttgccaacacgctagtccccgttgtgtcgaccaacacttggtggttcggcggctaagaggtgtttcacaaacctcgtccacacgataggacaccgcaagaaccgacccacaagtgaggtaactcaatgacatgagcaatttactagagttacctttcggcactctgccggggaaggtacaactcccctcacaatcaccgaaggcggccacgaacaatcaccaactcgtgccaatccttcaccgctgctccaatcgtctaggtggtggcaaccaccaagagaaaacaagcgaaatccgcagcgcaacacgaataccaagtgcctctagatgcaatcactcaagcaatgcacttggattctctcacaatctcacaatgatgatggatcaatgatggagatgagtgggaggactttggctaagctcacaaggatgctatgtcaatgaaaatgtgcaagagttatcccttgagccggccatggggctataaatagagcccccatcaaatagagccgttatataccttcactgggcaaaacgcgctctgaccggacgctccggtcacactgaccggacgctggccctcagtgttcggtcgcccgatggacgccacgtgtcatccccttcaaacgctgttcgtcagatttcaacggctacgaagctgaccggacgctccggtcaaaactgaccggacgctgaagccccagcgtccggtcgtttccagtaagctccccgaggcatttttttcgaccggacgcgtccggtccatcttgaccggacgcagaccagcgtccggtgctcaaccccagcgactgtgccatctgacagcttgaccggacgcagcccttcagcgtccggtc from Miscanthus floridulus cultivar M001 chromosome 11, ASM1932011v1, whole genome shotgun sequence includes these protein-coding regions:
- the LOC136493451 gene encoding vegetative cell wall protein gp1-like, translated to MAMALLPLLLSLLVVSCAAQSPASSPSASKAPPVSASAPQASVAPPTTAVSAPQASVQPPTTVAASAPQASATAPTTAALAPQASAAPPTTAASAPQVSAAAPQASAAPPTAAAASPSQASAAPPTTASSPQLAATLPPVASPALAAMTPVSATPPATLPPATQPPVASPTVAVAAPAPTIPAPVASPPLAMPPAALPPATLPPAIAPTPLLAAPVLPPTAPPAPAPVSPAPSVAPTPSPTEAPTPSPTEAPTPSPTLAPELAPTLAPFSSVSVSPSLAPGPALAPEEESAAPSSRTGVVAAALVSSLVAAGLVVLF